Proteins from one Telopea speciosissima isolate NSW1024214 ecotype Mountain lineage chromosome 1, Tspe_v1, whole genome shotgun sequence genomic window:
- the LOC122649047 gene encoding BAG family molecular chaperone regulator 7-like isoform X1, which translates to MSRFRRIEISETSPSLFIRETSFFSPPTLTFPSFPQVDDLALALDLFTPNPCSLDLSLQCFLSPVPSPCEPFDFVTDVIQIEKTPFSSSYKRFQARTSPDSYLRTLCDRVSALELGIDHYLKEKTCNPDRKYSWTTEIKDAKKNGVDRKCKWTMEIKGAKKGGKLGAVEKNYTWTAEFKGKGKDAPPSRSFTFKTSTAPTGDSSDSDSDSEKKTKKEEKKKKKGSKAEPSKRVVEIEEPVDQGAIVLRQAFAKRVRADAKGKKKELSAQDAALMIQMTFRAYLIRRSQALRALRDLAVAKAKLKEIRVLFNNFSSRRRIARDAEERQRFSEKIIVLLLTVDAIEGADLMVQGARRSMVDELEAMLDVVDPQPPGKLGSMKRRKFDLLEGSIQKEIAAGVAEVVQMLNEEDNHSDTFEACL; encoded by the exons ATGAGCCGATTCAGAAGAATCGAGATTTCTGAAACTTCACCGTCTCTATTCATCAGAGAGACCTCCTTCTTCAGCCCTCCAACCCTAACATTCCCCTCATTTCCCCAAGTCGACGACCTGGCCCTCGCTCTCGACCTCTTCACCCCAAATCCTTGCTCGTTAGACCTTTCCCTCCAATGTTTCCTTTCTCCTGTTCCATCTCCCTGCGAACCCTTCGACTTCGTCACCGATGTTATCCAGATCGAGAAAACCCCCTTTTCCTCCTCTTACAAGAGGTTCCAAGCTCGAACCAGCCCCGATTCCTATTTGCGAACCCTATGCGACCGTGTTTCCGCTCTTGAGCTTGGGATCGATCACTATCTCAAGGAAAAGACCTGCAATCCGGATCGCAAGTATTCCTGGACGACAGAGATCAAAGATGCTAAGAAGAACGGCGTTGATCGAAAGTGCAAATGGACGATGGAAATCAAAGGAGCGAAAAAGGGCGGTAAGCTGGGTGCTGTGGAGAAGAACTACACATGGACAGCAGAGTTTAAAGGAAAAGGCAAAGATGCTCCGCCCTCTCGTTCTTTTACATTTAAAACCTCCACGGCTCCCACCGGTGACTCCAGTGACTCGGATTCCGACTcggagaagaagacaaagaaggaggagaagaagaagaagaagggatccAAAGCTGAGCCCTCCAAACGTGTGGTGGAGATCGAAGAACCAGTTGATCAAGGGGCTATCGTTCTCAGACAG GCTTTCGCTAAGAGGGTTAGGGCCGATgccaagggcaagaagaaggagCTGTCGGCTCAAGATGCGGCTCTGATGATCCAGATGACCTTCAGAGCTTATCTGATCCGTCGATCACAAGCTCTCCGTGCGCTACGCGACCTGGCTGTGGCCAAGGCCAAGTTGAAGGAGATTAGGGTGTTGTTCAACAACTTCTCTTCCCGCCGCCGCATTGCCCGCGATGCAGAGGAGCGCCAGAGGTTTTCTGAGAAGATCATCGTTCTCCTTCTCACCGTAGATGCCATTgag GGAGCAGATCTAATGGTTCAAGGAGCAAGGAGGTCAATGGTGGATGAGCTGGAAGCAATGCTGGATGTGGTGGATCCCCAGCCACCAGGAAAGCTAGGTTCCATGAAGAGGAGGAAGTTCGATCTGCTGGAAGGTAGTATCCAGAAGGAAATTGCAGCTGGAGTGGCTGAGGTTGTCCAAATGCTGAATGAAGAAGATAACCACAGTGATACCTTTGAGGCCTGCTTGTGA
- the LOC122649047 gene encoding BAG family molecular chaperone regulator 7-like isoform X2, whose product MSRFRRIEISETSPSLFIRETSFFSPPTLTFPSFPQVDDLALALDLFTPNPCSLDLSLQCFLSPVPSPCEPFDFVTDVIQIEKTPFSSSYKRFQARTSPDSYLRTLCDRVSALELGIDHYLKEKTCNPDRKYSWTTEIKDAKKNGVDRKCKWTMEIKGAKKGGKLGAVEKNYTWTAEFKGKGKDAPPSRSFTFKTSTAPTGDSSDSDSDSEKKTKKEEKKKKKGSKAEPSKRVVEIEEPVDQGAIVLRQAFAKRVRADAKGKKKELSAQDAALMIQMTFRAYLIRRSQALRALRDLAVAKAKLKEIRVLFNNFSSRRRIARDAEERQRFSEKIIVLLLTVDAIEVKKNVIFISVDEEPCLVVCVLIEVFVIAILSVGIREQI is encoded by the exons ATGAGCCGATTCAGAAGAATCGAGATTTCTGAAACTTCACCGTCTCTATTCATCAGAGAGACCTCCTTCTTCAGCCCTCCAACCCTAACATTCCCCTCATTTCCCCAAGTCGACGACCTGGCCCTCGCTCTCGACCTCTTCACCCCAAATCCTTGCTCGTTAGACCTTTCCCTCCAATGTTTCCTTTCTCCTGTTCCATCTCCCTGCGAACCCTTCGACTTCGTCACCGATGTTATCCAGATCGAGAAAACCCCCTTTTCCTCCTCTTACAAGAGGTTCCAAGCTCGAACCAGCCCCGATTCCTATTTGCGAACCCTATGCGACCGTGTTTCCGCTCTTGAGCTTGGGATCGATCACTATCTCAAGGAAAAGACCTGCAATCCGGATCGCAAGTATTCCTGGACGACAGAGATCAAAGATGCTAAGAAGAACGGCGTTGATCGAAAGTGCAAATGGACGATGGAAATCAAAGGAGCGAAAAAGGGCGGTAAGCTGGGTGCTGTGGAGAAGAACTACACATGGACAGCAGAGTTTAAAGGAAAAGGCAAAGATGCTCCGCCCTCTCGTTCTTTTACATTTAAAACCTCCACGGCTCCCACCGGTGACTCCAGTGACTCGGATTCCGACTcggagaagaagacaaagaaggaggagaagaagaagaagaagggatccAAAGCTGAGCCCTCCAAACGTGTGGTGGAGATCGAAGAACCAGTTGATCAAGGGGCTATCGTTCTCAGACAG GCTTTCGCTAAGAGGGTTAGGGCCGATgccaagggcaagaagaaggagCTGTCGGCTCAAGATGCGGCTCTGATGATCCAGATGACCTTCAGAGCTTATCTGATCCGTCGATCACAAGCTCTCCGTGCGCTACGCGACCTGGCTGTGGCCAAGGCCAAGTTGAAGGAGATTAGGGTGTTGTTCAACAACTTCTCTTCCCGCCGCCGCATTGCCCGCGATGCAGAGGAGCGCCAGAGGTTTTCTGAGAAGATCATCGTTCTCCTTCTCACCGTAGATGCCATTgaggtaaaaaaaaatgtcattttta TATCAGTAGACGAAGAACCTTGCTTGGTGGTTTGTGTTCTAATTGAGGTTTTTGTCATTGCTATACTCTCTGTGGGTATTAGGGAGCAGATCTAA